One window of the Salvelinus fontinalis isolate EN_2023a chromosome 2, ASM2944872v1, whole genome shotgun sequence genome contains the following:
- the LOC129828810 gene encoding rap guanine nucleotide exchange factor-like 1 isoform X3 encodes MWGAPFCAAASSHFHQHLRFFPPSTYPEQTRLQAYVVNILTPLVCAWCLVDETLLDDFMLTHPIFLASDRFQQVLLQQFGVEGKAGEGWPSWDGAERKQAVLSVAFRYLDTYRELLQEEGERSNSFPKELYLCAVQQLSQFPELVEDVLKLQRWTEILQCPSSEEDKEIRKKQVRPLFRHFRRIDACLQPREAFRGSDEIFCRVYTPDHSYVTIRSRLSCRVGEILALVREKLQYSEDQPTQPGNLLLVAVTSAGEKAAFRPSDEAVFTTLGVNTHLFACEPSELESLLPLPEEIHWSPGDSKLHDMSAEEVATQLVVFDWELFSCVHEVEFVCYVFHGEQARWRPLNLELVLQRCSEVQHWVATEILQCQSLPKRVQLLRKFIKIAALCKQQQDLLSFLAVVLGLDNPAVSRLRLTWEGLPGKFRKQFQQFESIADPSRNHKSYRDLMGSLRPPLIPFTPLLLKDLTFLHESCKSFHGELVNFEKMHKVAEMVRSIRRYRSSQLALDAEPSPSHLQTKAYVRQLQVIDNQNLLFEMSCKLEPKDM; translated from the exons ATGTGGGGCGCCCCTTTTTGTGCCGCAGCTTCTAGTCATTTTCATCAACACCTtcgtttttttcccccttctaCATATCCTGAACAGACACGTCTGCAGGCCTACGTTGTCAACATCCTCACACCCCTAGTGTGCGCGTGGTGTCTTGTTGATG AAACCCTCCTGGATGACTTCATGTTGACACACCCCATCTTCCTGGCCTCAGACAGGTTCCAGCAGGTCCTACTCCAGCA ATTTGGTGTCGAGGGGAAGGCAGGGGAGGGCTGGCCCAGCTGGGACGGGGCAGAGAGGAAGCAGGCTGTGCTGAGTGTTGCCTTCCGTTACCTGGACACATACAGAGAACTGCTGCAGGAAGAGGGCGAGAGGTCCAACAGCTTCCCCAAG GAGCTGTATCTGTGTGCAGTCCAACAACTCAGTCAGTTCCCTGAGCTCGTGGAAGACGTGCTAAAGCTTCAGCGCTGGACCGAGATCCTCCAATGCCC CAGCTCCGAGGAGGACAAGGAGATTCGGAAGAAGCAGGTCCGTCCTCTTTTCCGCCACTTCCGCCGCATCGACGCCTGTCTGCAGCCCAGAGAGGCCTTCCGGGGATCAGatgaga TCTTTTGCAGGGTGTACACGCCAGACCACTCGTACGTGACGATCCGCAGCCGTCTGTCGTGCCGCGTGGGGGAGATCCTGGCGCTGGTCAGGGAGAAGCTGCAGTACAGCGAAGACCAGCCAACCCAACCTGGCAACCTGCTGCTGGTGGCTGTCACCTCCGCCGGGG AGAAGGCCGCTTTCCGGCCTAGCGACGAGGCCGTCTTCACCACCCTGGGAGTCAACACTCACCTGTTTGCCTGCGAGCCCTCTGAGCTGGAGAGCCTG CTTCCCTTACCTGAGGAGATCCACTGGTCGCCCGGCGACAGTAAACTACATGACATGAGTGCTGAGGAGGTAGCCACTCAGCTGGTGGTGTTTGACTGGGAGCTCTTCAGCTGCGTGCATGAG GTGGAGTTTGTGTGCTATGTGTTCCACGGCGAGCAGGCTCGCTGGCGCCCCCTCAACCTCGAGCTGGTACTGCAGCGATGCAGCGAGGTGCAGCATTGGGTCGCCACCGAGATCCTGCAGTGCCAGTCGCTGCCCAAGAGGGTGCAGCTCCTCCGCAAGTTCATCAAGATCGCAGCTCT GTGTAAGCAGCAGCAGGACCTGCTGTCCTTCCTAGCTGTGGTCCTGGGGCTGGACAACCCTGCAGTCAGCCGCCTTCGCCTCACCTgggag GGCCTCCCTGGGAAGTTCAGGAAGCAGTTCCAGCAGTTTGAGAGCATTGCG GATCCATCCAGGAACCACAAGTCGTACAGAGACCTGATGGGCAGCCTCAGACCCCCTCTCATCCCCTTCACACCACTGCTGCTCAAAg ATCTGACCTTCCTCCACGAGAGTTGCAAGTCATTTCATGGGGAGCTTGTCAATTTTGAGAAGATG caTAAAGTTGCAGAGATGGTGAGGAGCATCAGACGATACAGGAGCTCTCAACTAG CTCTGGATGCAGAGCCTTCCCCCTCTCACCTCCAGACCAAGGCCTACGTTCGCCAGCTGCAGGTCATCGACAATCAGAACCTGCTCTTTGAAATGTCCTGCAAGCTAGAGCCCAAAGACATGTGA